CCACCCGCGCCTGGTAGCGGGGCAGGGCCTGGCTGAAGGCCTCAGTCAGCTTGCTCGTCGAAGGGGAGGGCACGGGTTTCGGTTCCTTGCTCGACCAAAATCTGTACTTTCTGCTCGGCCTCTTTCAGGGCTTCCTGACACTCGCGGGTGAGCACGATGCCGCGCTCGAAGGATTTCAGCGAATCCTCCAGGCTCAGATCACCCTGCTCCATGCGCTCGACCAGCGCCTCCAGCTCCTTGAGGGACTTTTCGAAATCGACGGGTTCTTCGGCGTTCGCCATGGCGGGACCTCCTGCCTGCTCGCAGGGGGACGAGTCTACCTTGTCCCCCTGTCGCTTGAAACACCGCGCCGTGGCGCTTTGCACGCCCAATGGCAACGGCTCGCTCGCGCTGTTCCCGGGTGCGCGGTACACTCCCGTGCCATACCGCAACCGCCCCGGCCAGAGGACGGGCCGGTGCTCCTGCACGTCACGCACTAAGGTCTGCACGCTTTACTTATGAGCGCACGTTACGACGCCGCCGCCATCGAAGTGCTCACCGGGCTGGACCCGGTGCGCAAGCGCCCGGGCATGTACACCGACACCGCCCGGCCCAATCACCTGGCCCAGGAGGTCATTGACAACAGCGTCGACGAGGCCGTGGCCGGTCACGCGAAGCAAATCGAGGTCACCCTGTACCGGGACGGCTCGCTGGCCGTGCAGGACGATGGCCGCGGCATGCCCGTGGACATCCACCCGGAGCAGGGCAAGCCGGGCGTGGAGGTGATTCTCTCCACCCTGCATGCCGGCGGCAAGTTCTCCGGCAAGAACTACCAGTTCTCCGGCGGCCTGCACGGGGTAGGTGTGTCGGTGGTCAACGCCCTGTCACGGCGGCTGGAAGTCACCGTGCGCCGGGACGGGGGCGAATACCGAATGGTGTTCGGCGACGGCAACAAGCTCTCGGAGCTGGAGCAGACCGGCACCGTGGGCAAGCGCAACACCGGCACCCGGCTGCACTTCTGGCCCGACGCCCGTTACTTCGATTCGGCGAAATTCTCCGTGCCGCGCCTGAAACACGTGCTGCGGGCCAAGGCCGTGCTCTGTCCGGGCCTGCGGGTGAACTTCTTCGACGAGGGCAGCGAGGAGCGGGCGAGCTGGTACTACGAGGACGGTCTGAAGGACTACCTCACCACCGCGCTGCAGGATCTGCCCCGGCTGCCCGAGGAGCCCTTCGTGGGGCGCATGAACGCCGACCACGAGGCGGCCGAATGGGCCGTGGCCTGGCTGCCCGAGGGCGGCGAGGGCGTGACCGAGAGTTATGTGAACCTGGTGCCCACCGCCCAGGGCGGCACCCATGTGAACGGCCTGCGCACCGGGCTCACCGAGGCCATTCGGGAGTTCTGCGAGTTTCGCAATCTGCTGCCCCGGGGCGTGCGCATCACCCCGGATGACTGCTGGGAGCACATCAGCTACGTGCTCTCGGTCAAGCTCGAAGACCCCCAGTTCTCCGGCCAGACCAAGGAGCGGCTGAGCTCGCGCGAATGCGCGCCTTTCGTCTCCGGCGTGGTCAAGGACGCCTTCAGCCTGTGGCTGAACCAGCACACCGAGCCCGCCGAGGCCATCGTCGCCCTGGTGCTGCAGAGCGCGCAAAAGCGCCTGCGCTCGGCGAAGAAGGTCGCCCGCAAGCGGGTCACCAGCGGCCCGGCGCTGCCGGGGAAGCTCGCCGACTGCGCCAGCCAGGACCCGGCCCGCAGCGAGCTGTTCCTGGTGGAGGGCGACTCCGCCGGCGGCTCCGCCAAGCAGGCCCGCACCCGGGACAACCAGGCGGTGATGCCCCTGCGCGGCAAGATCCTGAACACCTGGGAGGTGGACCCGGCCGAGGTCATGGCCTCCCAGGAAGTGCACGACATCGCCGTGGCGCTGGGCATAGAGCCCGGCTCCGAGGACCTGTCGGGGCTGCGCTACGGCAAGGTCTGCATCCTCGCCGACGCCGACCCGGACGGCGCCCATATCGCCACCCTGTTGTGCGCGCTGTTCCTGCGCCACTTCCCGGCGCTGGTGGCCGCGGGCCACGTGTTCGTCGCCATGCCGCCGCTCTACCGGGTGGACGTGGGCAAGCAGACCTTCTACGCCCTGGACGAGCATGAGCGCCAGGGGGTCCTCGACCGCATCGCCGCCGAGAAGCTGCGGGGCAAGGTGTCCACCACCCGCTTCAAGGGCCTGGGCGAGATGAACCCCCTGCAGCTGCGCGAGACCACCATGGACCCGGACACCCGGCGCCTGGTGCAGCTCACCGTGGACGATGCCGACGAGACCCACAGCCTGATGAACATGCTGCTGGCCAAGAAAGCCGCCGCCGCCCGCAAGAGCTGGCTGGAGAGCAAGGGCGATCTGGCCGAGGTGAGTGCCTGAGCGACGGCCGCGGGGCGCCTCCTGCATGGCTGTGTTTGACCACAGAGACACAGAGAGCACGGAGGCTCACGGAGAAAAGCGCTTGCCCGTACAAAGGCGCAGGGGCCACCAGGCGGGCACAAGAACCTCCTGGCGTCCCCCGTTTGACTTGCTCTGTGTACTCTGTGCCTCTGTGGTTACAGACCCCCGTCCCGTATACCAACCGAGCATCCACTGGAAGCTGATCGATGAGCGATAACGCCACCAACTACACCGACTACGAATCCCGCCCGCTGCGGGAGTTCACCGAGAAGGCGTACCTGGATTACTCCATGTACGTCATTCTCGACCGGGCCCTGCCGCACATCGGCGACGGACTCAAGCCGGTGCAGCGGCGCATCGTCTACGCCATGTCCGAGCTGGGCCTGTCGAACCTGGCCAAATACAAGAAATCCGCCCGCACCGTGGGCGATGTGCTGGGCAAGTACCACCCCCACGGGGATTCCGCCTGCTACGAGGCCATGGTGCTCATGGCCCAGCCCTTCTCCTACCGCTACCCGCTGGTGGACGGGCAGGGCAACTGGGGTTCCTCCGACGACCCCAAATCCTTCGCCGCCATGCGCTACACCGAGGCGCGCCTCGCCCCCTACGCCCAGACCCTGCTCGCCGAGCTCGGTCAGGGCACGGTGGACTGGACGCCGAACTTCGACGGCACCATGGACGAGCCGGCGCTGCTGCCCGCCCGCGTCCCCAATGTGCTGCTCAACGGCGGCACCGGCATCGCCGTGGGCATGGCCACCGACATCCCGCCCCACAATCTGCGCGAAGTGGTGGCGGCGGTAACCCGCCTGATCGACGAGCCCGAGGCGGATCTGGACCAGCTGCTGGAGCACATCCAGGGCCCCGATTACCCCACCGAGGCCGAGGTCATCACCCCGCGGGCGGATCTGCGCAAGCTCTACGCGACCGGCCACGGTTCGGTGAAGATGCGCGCCCGCTGGGAGCGGGAAGAGCAGGACGTGGTCATCACCGCGCTGCCCTACCAGGTCTCGGGCAACAAGGTGCTGGAGCAGATCGCCGCCCAGATGCAGGCGAAGAAACTGCCCATGGTGGAAGACCTGCGCGATGAATCCGACCACGAGAACCCCACCCGCCTGGTCATCACCCCGCGCTCCAACCGGGTGAACCTGGATGATCTGATGAATCATCTGTTCGCCACCACCGATCTGGAGAAGAACTACCGGGCCAACCTGAACCTCATCGGCCTGGACGGCCGCCCCCGGGTGCGCAACCTGCGCGAGATCCTGGTGGAATGGCTGGAATTCCGCACCCGCACCGTGCGTCGGCGGCTGCAGTGGCGGCTGGACAAGGTGGAGGCCCGGCTGCACATCCTCGAAGGCCTGCTGATCGCCTATCTGAACATCGACGAGGTGATCGCCATCATCCGCCAGGAGGACGAGCCCAAGCCGGTGCTGATGCAGCGCTTCGGCCTGTCCGACAAGCAGGCGGAAGCCATCCTGGAGCTGAAACTGCGCCACCTGGCCAAGCTCGAGGAGATGAAGATCCGCGGCGAGCAGGACGAGCTGGCCAAAGAGCGCGACAGCCTTACCGCGACCCTCAATTCGCCCAAGCGCCTGGCGAAGCTCATCCGCAAGGAACTCACCGAGGACGCCGAGAAATACGGCGACCAGCGCCGCTCGCCGCTGCGCGAGCGCCAGGCCGCCCGGGCCTTGTCCGAGGCCGACCTGGTGCCCAGCGAGCCCATCACCATCGTGCTCTCCGAGAAGGGCTGGGTGCGCGCGGCCAAGGGCCACGACGTGGATGCCGAGAACCTGTCCTACAAGGCCGGCGATGCCTATCTGGATGCCGCCCCCGGTCGCACCAACCAGCAGGCCGTGTTCCTGGATTCCACCGGGCGCGGCTACTCACTGCCCGCCCACAGCCTGCCCTCGGCGCGGGGCCAGGGCGAGCCGCTTACCGGGCGGCTCAGCCCGCCCGCGGGGGCGGCCTTCCGCCATGTGATCGGCGGGCGGGAGGACTACCGTTATCTGCTGGCCTCCGACGCGGGTTACGGCTTCATCGCCCGGCTCGATGAGCTCTACGCCAAGAACAAGGCCGGCAAGGCCGTGCTGACCCTGCCCGCCGGCGCGCAAAGCCTTGCCCCGGCCCGGGTCTACGACCTGGACAGCGACCTGCTGGTAGCCGTCTCCAGCGCCGGGCGTCTGCTGGTCTTCCCCGCCGCCGAGCTGCCGGTGATGGCCCGGGGCAAGGGCAACAAGATCATGGGCATCCCCGCGGCGAAGCTCAAAAGCCGGGAGGAAACCCTGATGGGGGTGATCTGCGTGCCCCAGGGGCACAATCTGGTGCTGCATGCGGGCAAGCGGCATATCACCCTGAAACCGGCCGACCTGGAGGCCTACCGCGGCGAGCGCGGCCAGCGGGGCGGGATGCTGCCCCGGGGCTTCCAGCGGGTGGAGCGGATGGCGCTGGCGGAATGAAGTGAACCACAGAGGCACGGAGGACACAGAGTTACACAGAGACAGCTTCAGGTTTGGCTGCGCAACGCACACCATCCCCCTCTGTGCATCTCTGTGCCTCTGTGGTTAATACACCTCCGCAGGACATGCCTTGAACTTTCCCGGCACACCGCGTATCTAAACCACCGGAAAACCCCTACCCAACAACAAACAATCCGGAGCGAGCACGACGATGTTCCGTATCGGTCTGTTTCTGGCTACCAACCTGGGCATCCTGCTGGTACTCAGCCTTACCCTGAACCTGCTCGAACCCTGGCTGGCCGCCCAGGGCGTGTATATGAACACCGGCTTCTGGCTGGTCTTCGCCGCCATCTTCGGCATGGGCGGCTCCTTCGTCAGCCTGGCGCTGTCCAAGTGGATGGCCAAGCGCTACACCGGCGCGCGGGTGATCCAGCGCCCGGCCAACGAGCTGGAGGCCTGGCTGCTGGACACCGTGCGCCGTCAGGCGAAGCAGGCCGGCATCGGCATGCCCGAGGTGGCCATCTACGACGCCCCGGAGATCAACGCCTTCGCCACCGGCATGAAGCGCGACGATGCCCTGGTGGCGGTGAGCAGCGGCCTGCTGCGGGGCATGAGCCGGGACGAGGCGGAGGCGGTGCTCGCCCACGAGGTGAGCCACGTGGCCAATGGCGATATGGTCACGCTCGCCCTGGTACAGGGAGTGTTGAACACCTTCGTCATCGTGCTCTCGCGGCTGATCGGCACCCTGGTGGACCGGGTGGTGTTCCGCAACGAGCGCGGCCACGGCATTGGTTTCTGGGTCACCATGATCGTCGCCGAGATCTTCCTCGGCATCCTGGCGTCCATCATCGTCATGTGGTTCTCCCGCTACCGGGAGTATCGGGCGGATGCGGGCGGGGCGGCGCTGGCGGGTCGGCACAAGATGATCGCCGCCCTGCAGCGGCTGAAGGGCAACCCCGAGAGCCAGTTGCCGGATCAGCTGGAGGCGTTTGGCATCAGCGGGCGCAAGGCGCTGGGGATCAAGCGGCTGTTCATGTCGCACCCGCCGCTGGATGAGCGGATCGCGGCGCTGCAGGCTGGGGGGTGTTGAGAGAAAGGGTGAACTTGGTCAAGCCTCTCCCGAAGGGGGGCATACGGTGTGGTCTGGCTGTCGTAGATGACGACCTGAATCCTTCGTCGGGGAGACCGAAGCACTGCTGCGCGATGTATATCCGTAGCATGCGCCCCAACCCGATCGTTGGCCGTCCGCGGTGGCCCTCCTTGAGATGGAATGGCTCGAGCTTCGCCTCCATCGTCGCCCTAGGCGTGACCCGTTCGATCTCGCCCAGACCACGGTCCCGGCGAGTGATCTTCTTCTTGGCGTCGCATTCAAGATCAGAGAAGCTCGACTGCATCAGGGGTGTGCTCACTCTAAACCGGGTATTGGCGAGATTGTCTCAAGCCACAGTCCCCCACAAAACGGCCGCCTCTAAAAACAAAGGTTTTTTGCGCCCTTCCGCAGGTAAAAGGCCAGCTCGCGTTGCAACCACGTGGGGCTTTACTGGCCGGAAAGGCTTTGTGTGCTATCTTGATAATACATTTACGCCATAAATCACCTCGCCGGTTTTTCTTGTGGCCCCGCCGTCGAATAGGTACTCTTTATTATTGTTTATCACTGGGTTGTTATAGCGTTTTAAGCTCCATTCCATTCCTATCCGGTAAGATTTTGGGTCGCCCTTTATGACTTTTGTCTCTTTGAAAGCCAGCGTTGCGCCGGATTTTTCGGGGATCTCTTCTATGCTGCCTTCAACGGCAGTATGAGTGATCTCTCTTCTTCCGTGAACGAGAGGTCGTCTGCTGATTAGGGTGCCGCTAAATTTTCGCCGGGAACTATCGAATGAGATGTCGGTGAGGCTGCTCGTGGTGGTGAACCCCGTGGCCTTCCATCTATACCTGATTTTTATGCCTGGGGATTCCATTAGGTCAGCGATGGATTCTGCGGCCAATTCCGCTTTTCCTTGGTTTATGCTATGTTGCCGATCCCATTCGTTTTCAATGCGTTTTATTTCTGATCGTGCTTTGTCGGAAAATCGACCTTCAGGCCTCTCTTTTAAGTAGCGAGACAGGCCAATGTGGCGCTCATGTAGCGTAGGTCGTCCATATTTCTTGAACCCGGCTGCTGCACTATTGAAGAAGGCAGCGTCTTCGTTGTGTCTTCTTATTTCTTCTTTCTGAACTGCGTCCGATAGATGCTTTCTGACCGACTCGTTAAAGATCTGAGAGCTTTTTTGGTCATCTTTGGGATGCGGTAGTTTGTCCTCTATCTGTGCAACATAGTCATTTAAAATATTATCGCGAGCTTTGTATTCGAATTCAACTAAAGGGAACCGCAAGAGGATTTTTTGACTTACCTGTTTGTCTATGTCGGCGGTGATCTCTTTTCTCCCCCGCGCGAGGTAGGTATATAGCTTTCCGTCGGGGTATTCCGGAGTCAGGCTCATTATGGTTCTGATGTAGTCCACCAATAGTTTCTGACGATGTCTTACTTCACCCAGTTCCGCATCTTTAATCCAGCTTTGGGTGATTGAAAACGTCTTTTCAAGTAGCCGCGCGTGAATGAAGAAGTCGAGGGACGATTCATCAGCTGCGGAGAATGCCTTTTGTCTTTTGTGATGCTTTAGTATTTCTGCAATTTCTTTCGATAAGGATTTCCCGGCCGACAGTAAGTCTTCCGGCTTAAGTTCCTGTGTTGAGCTTTGGTTGATGTTTCTAGAGTGAGACTCTAGGATGTCGGCAGCGCTCAGAAGCTCCGATATTTCATATTGTGACCCTGTGGCTCTCAGTATTTTAGCGAGGCCATTTGCCTCAGCCATCCTTAGAGGCGTTCTTCTGCCGCGTTCTTTCGCTATGTCATGTGCGTCTTTTATCGCTACGTACTTTTCTAGCCCTTCTGAGGAGGCCATTAGCATGCTTAAGGGGACGTAATGGATTCTGCCAAGCTGTAGGAGTGGCCATAGTTCGTGATCGGACGTTCCTGATAACGAGACTATGCTAACCTTCGCGATATCTCCGTTTGTCTCAATAATAGTCCCCTTTGCATAGGCATGTTGGCTGATATTGCTGCCTGCAAAATAAATTACGATATCATCGCCTGGTTTGTATTTGTCAAAACAGCCAGGAAGGCTGAGCATGATAAGTAAAGCGAGAAAAAAGCGCCGCATTGCTTGCCCCTTGAAGGCTTCTATGGGTTTATTGTTGGTGGTTTTTGTCGTTGGGTTTTTGCTGTGCGGCATAGGCTCGATTCGGTTATTATTGGCTGTAATATTTATTGTGACGGCTGCGGCTTTCTTTGACTGATAGAGGCCCGCTAGATAGCATATAAATACCAATGAGGGTTTCTTTAAGCCGAGATTTTTTATTCTTGCCGCTTGAGGGGGCTCAAGGTCTCCTAAGGCGGAGGTCACATTGTTATGTGGTCTATCATTGGTTGTTCGTTGGGATGCGAATTGAGTTAAATCACCATCCCCGAAAAGTCGTAATGCATGCCCCGCTCCGGCTCCTGCAGGAAATTGCCCTGTACATAGTCGACCCCGAACTGCCATAGGGTGGCCATGCTGTTCACGTCTTCCAGATAGCCGGCGATGACTTTCTTGTGCAGCTGCTGCGCGTTGTCGATGACCTGCTTGCAGGCCTGCTGGGTTTCCGCATTGCTGCCGATCTCGGCGGTGAGGGTGGCGTCCAGCTTGAGGTAGTCCGCCGGCAGGTGCTTGACCAGCTGGAAGGGGTTCAGGCCGCTGCCGAAGTGATCCAGACAGAAGCCGCAGTTGAGCTCCTTGATGCCGCGAAAGGCTTGTTTGGCCTGGTTGAGCTGGGTGACCGCCACCGGTTCGTTGAGCTGGAAGATCAGCCGGTGGCCCTCCACCCCGGCGTCCTTCAGCGCCTGGCCCACATCGGTGAGGAAGCTGTCGTCTTCCAGGGTGGGGCCCGAGAGCTTGATCATCAGCTCGGTGCCCTGGGCGTTGCGCTGTTGCAACACGCGCACCGCTTCGCTCATCACCCAGCGGTCGAGCTGCGGCAGCAGGCCCCAGCTCTCCGACTGCGGGATGAACTGGCCGGGCAGGACCAGCTTGCCCTCACGGTCCTGCATGCGCAGGCGCACCTCGTAGCGCTCCACGCTCTCGCCCTGCAGGCTGGCCACGGGCTGAAACACCAGGTGGAAACGGTCTTCCTCGGCGGCGGTGGCCACCAGTTCGCGCAGCTGCTCGCCGGCGCCGGTTTCGCCGCCTTCTTCCTCATCGCTGGACGTCGGCAGGTGTACCCGGTTGCCACCCTGCACGCGCGCGGTGTCGGCGGCCTGGTGGGCGGCGTCCAGCGCTTGCTGGGCATTGGAAGCGTCGGCCACCATGGACACGCCGATGGAGCAGGTGCTGGTGACGGTGCGCCCGCCGGACTCGGTGACCAGCGCTTCCACGGCATGGCGTATCGCTTCGCCCAGGGCGATGGTCTCGTGCACGCCGGCCTGCTCCAGCACCACGGTGAAGGCATCGTCGCTGAAGCGGGCCGCCAGGCCCTGATCGGCCTGCTCGGCGCGGATCAGGCCGGCGACATCGGTGATCAGCTGGTCGATGGCGGTGATGCCCAGGGTCAGCTGGATCTGCTCCAGGTTGTCCAGGGCGATGTAGAGCAGGCCGTGGCTCTGTTCCGCGCCTTCGGCGTTTTCGCTGATCAGCCGCTGCAGGTGCTCCATGAAGTAGCTGCGGTTGTAGAGCCCGCTGAGCAGGTCCTGTTTGCTCAGGGTGTCCAGCTGCGCCTCCAGCGCCCGGCTGTCCGCCTGTTCGCGGATCAGGACCTGGGTGCAGGGCTCGCCGTCTATGCTGGCCGGCGAGAAGTGCAGGGTCACCTGGCTGGGCACATCGTCGCTGATGATGGACAGCTCCAGCTCGTCCTGGCTGTGATCGCCCTTGTTGTAGCGGCGCAGGAAGTCTTTCATGCTGCCCTGGTCGTCCGGGGCGATCATGTCGAGGAGGGGCGTGCCCTCGATGTCCTCGAAGCTGTCCACGCCGAAACGCTCCAGATAGGCACGGTTGGCGTAGAGGTGCATGCCTTCGTGGACGTAGGCGATGGCGTCCCGGGAGCTTTCCAGCAGCAGCGAGCAGCGTTTTTCGGTTTCCCGCAGCGAGGCCTCCAGGCGGCGCAGGCGGCGCCGGTCGCGCAGATTGCGCAGCTCCCGCTGCAGCACCCGGGAGAGGTGCTCCAGGTCCTGCTTGCTCACCAGGTCGGCCGCGCCCAGGCGCATGGCCTCCCGGCGCACATCGCCATCGTCCACGTCGTTGATGGCCACCAGCGGCAGATCCTTGCCGCTGTGCTTTATCTGTCGGACGGCCTCGTCCAGGCTCAGCTCCGCCATGCCGGTGGAGCACAGGAAGAGATCGAAAGTCTTCTCGGCCAGGGCCTGCTGCAGGTCCTCGGCGTCTTCCGCCTGGCTGGCGCGCACCGCCTGGCCGGCGTTGCGCAGCACGCTGATCAGCATCTCGGCGTCGTTCAGGGATTCCTCGGCCACCAGCAGGCGGAGGATGTCGTCGTTCTTGCTCATGTACTATCCGTTAGCCCGGTGTGGACCACACCGGGTCGAATTCCCCACCGGCAGTCTGCTCCGCGGCCGCGTTGCGGAAATCGAACTGGCTGAAGTTGTCGGTGGATTCCAGGGCCTTGCCCAAGCGTACCGTGCTTTCGCTGCCCATGCCGCGAATCCGCGCACGTCGCCCGCTCTGGAAATGCAGCCCGGGGGTGGCGAGGCTTACCGGTTGATCCAGCGGCAGCACCTCGGGCAGCAGCAGGCCGCGCTCTTCCGGGCCGAAGCGGCCATCGTCCAGTTCGGGGCTGAGCATCACCGGGGCGGGGCTGGGGGCGATGACCTGCACGCCCACCTGCAGCCCTTCGCCCTTGATCTGCTTCATCCAGCGCACCACGCCCACATGCCAGAGACTGGCGGCCTGGTGCTCGCCCAGTTCGCGGATGCCGATCAGCTCGCCCACCTGTACCCGAGCGGATTGGCTGGGGTCCGAGAGCAGGCAGTAGCCGCCCGCGCTGATGTTCACCAGCCGCCAGCGCGGCGCCTGGGCGGTGCTGGCGCGCGCCACCGGGGCGGGCTTGCCGGTGTCGGCGGCTTGGGCTTGCTCCAGTTCGGAGGGGTAGACCAGCTCCCAGACATCGCTCCGTTCGCCCTCTTCCTGGCCGGCCGGGGCGACGTCCCGGGCGACGAAACGCGAGGCCTGCTGTTCCCCGCTCACACCCTGCTCGTGGGCTAGCGCGCGATGCACCGCCGACAGGCCCGCCACCACTTCGGCGCGGCCGCTGCTGTGGCTGCGGCTGTACTGGCGCCGCGGCACCACCCCCAGCGCCAGCATGGCCCGCTGGATCAGCGCCGCCTGCGGGTGGGGCTGGGGCCGGGCCCAGAAGCGCCACCAGCGACGCGGAGGGCTGAGCTCCTGCTGCATGGCCTCCATCATGCCGGTGGTGTCCAGAAGGTGGGTGTTGGCCTGTTGCTCGCCGCGCTGGCTGCCGGGCAGGGGGCCCTGGTCGCCGTGCAGATTCACCCGGAACATGGCCTCGATGCCGGCATCGCCGGGGCGCAGGCGGGCATGGCCCGCCCAACGCTCCAGCAGCCGGTCCAGGTGCTGGATCTCGTCCTGGCGCATGCGGTAGGGGCCGGCGGCGGCCAGCAGCACCAGTCGCAAATAGCGCCGGGCCACGGTCTGCTGGTTCTTGGCGCCGGGGGCGGCCACTTCCAGGTCCAGCAGTTGGCGGGCCGCGGCCAGCCGATAGAGTTCGTGCACGGTCTGCCAGCTGCCCGGGGTCGGCGGCTGATAGACGAGGAAGTGCTCGGTGATGGCGGTGGCCGTGTGGTGCAGGGCCTGCTCCACGGCCCGGGCCAGGGCCTTCCTGCCCAGGCGGCCGTGACCGCGCAGGCAGTCCTGCAGGACGATGCGCCAGGCGGTGGCCGCCTGTTCATGCAGGCCCGCCACCAGCTCCGCCTGCTTGCGCGCGGCCTCGCGCAGGGGGAACTCGCTGCCCAGATACTCCCGCCGCAGCCCCTCGCTGATGTAGTTCAGGGTCTCGGCAAGTTGCTCCAGCAGCGCGGCGCGGGCCGGTGGCTTGATCTGCAGATGGTTGGTTTCGTCCAGCGCCTGATAGAGCAGACGGCTGGTTTCCCGGACATTGGCCATGGGCAGGCTGGCGCGCCAGGCCTCCATTGCCTTGGGCCGGAAATCGAAGCTCTCGCGTGTCGCCTTGTGCTGGGCGGGCAGGGCCCAGTCTACGCCGATGTAATCGTCCATGGCCGAATCGTTTTTTTCATTTTGGCTGGGGATCGTTCGAGTATAACAGGCGTTGTTTGAAAACCAATTCAGCTTTGCGGCGTAGGCGTCGGTGCGAGAAGGGTTTTGTTGGGCTCGCCGGAAATTTCCCGCACCAGGCGGGGCAGCAGATAGCCCGGCAGTCTTGCGGCCATCTGTCGCCAGAGGGCGACAGCACGGGCCTCGGGCAGGTCGAAATGGCGCGCGCCGCGCACCCGGTCCAGCAGGTGCAGGTAGTAGGGCAGCACGCCGATGTCGAAGAGCCTTTCACTCAAGGCGCACTGGGCCTCCAGGGTGTCGTTCACGCCTTGCAGCAGGACCGCCTGGTTGAGCAGCATCGCCCCGGCCTCGCCCAGCGCCGCCACGGCCCGGGCGACGCTGGGGTCCAGTTCGGCCGCGTGGTTGGCGTGGATGACCACCACGCTGCGCAGGCGGGATTCGCGCAATTGCCCGAGCAGCGTTTCGTTGACCCGATCGGGCAGTACCACCGGCAGGCGGCTGTGGATGCGCAGGCGGCGCAGCTGGGGCAGGGCCTCCAGTTCCCGCAGCAGTTCGCCGAAGCGTTGATCGCTCAGGCTCAAGGGGTCGCCGCCGCTGAGGATGATTTCCTGGATTTCCGGATGGGTGCGCAGGTAATCCAGCGCCGGCTGCCACTGGCTGCGGCTGCTCTGGGCCTCGGGGTAGGGGTAGTGGCGGCGAAAGCAGTAGCGGCAGTGCACCGCGCAGGCACCGGTGGTGATCAGCAGGGCGCGGCCGTGGTATTTGTGCAGCACCCCCGCGCCACCGTGGGCGGCCAGGTCGCCCACGGGGTCGGCGACGAAGCCCGGTGCTTCGTCGAACTCCGCATCCAGGGGCAGCACCTGGCGCAGCAGCGGGTCGTCGCTGCGGCCCGGCTGCATGCGGGCGATGAAGGCCCGCGGCACGCGCAGGGGAAAGAGGCCGGCGGCGCGGCGTGCGGCGGGCAGCAGATCGGCGGGCAGGTCGAGCAGCTGCAGCAATTCCCGCGGGTCGCGCACGGCTTCGGCATATTGCCGCTGCCAGGAGGCGGGGGCGGGGCTGGTGGTTTTGGCATGTACACTCATGGGGCGCATTCTAACCGTTCTAACGGCGCGGTATTTCCGTTAGCATTCCGCGTCTGCGCACTGCATCGAGGAAATCAATGGCGACTTTCAGCACCAACGAGTTCAAGGGCGGCCTGAAGATCATGCTGGACGGCGACCCGTACAGCATCGTCGAGAACGAGTTC
This DNA window, taken from Alkalilimnicola sp. S0819, encodes the following:
- the htpX gene encoding protease HtpX, whose translation is MFRIGLFLATNLGILLVLSLTLNLLEPWLAAQGVYMNTGFWLVFAAIFGMGGSFVSLALSKWMAKRYTGARVIQRPANELEAWLLDTVRRQAKQAGIGMPEVAIYDAPEINAFATGMKRDDALVAVSSGLLRGMSRDEAEAVLAHEVSHVANGDMVTLALVQGVLNTFVIVLSRLIGTLVDRVVFRNERGHGIGFWVTMIVAEIFLGILASIIVMWFSRYREYRADAGGAALAGRHKMIAALQRLKGNPESQLPDQLEAFGISGRKALGIKRLFMSHPPLDERIAALQAGGC
- a CDS encoding EAL domain-containing protein; translation: MSKNDDILRLLVAEESLNDAEMLISVLRNAGQAVRASQAEDAEDLQQALAEKTFDLFLCSTGMAELSLDEAVRQIKHSGKDLPLVAINDVDDGDVRREAMRLGAADLVSKQDLEHLSRVLQRELRNLRDRRRLRRLEASLRETEKRCSLLLESSRDAIAYVHEGMHLYANRAYLERFGVDSFEDIEGTPLLDMIAPDDQGSMKDFLRRYNKGDHSQDELELSIISDDVPSQVTLHFSPASIDGEPCTQVLIREQADSRALEAQLDTLSKQDLLSGLYNRSYFMEHLQRLISENAEGAEQSHGLLYIALDNLEQIQLTLGITAIDQLITDVAGLIRAEQADQGLAARFSDDAFTVVLEQAGVHETIALGEAIRHAVEALVTESGGRTVTSTCSIGVSMVADASNAQQALDAAHQAADTARVQGGNRVHLPTSSDEEEGGETGAGEQLRELVATAAEEDRFHLVFQPVASLQGESVERYEVRLRMQDREGKLVLPGQFIPQSESWGLLPQLDRWVMSEAVRVLQQRNAQGTELMIKLSGPTLEDDSFLTDVGQALKDAGVEGHRLIFQLNEPVAVTQLNQAKQAFRGIKELNCGFCLDHFGSGLNPFQLVKHLPADYLKLDATLTAEIGSNAETQQACKQVIDNAQQLHKKVIAGYLEDVNSMATLWQFGVDYVQGNFLQEPERGMHYDFSGMVI
- the parE gene encoding DNA topoisomerase IV subunit B; this encodes MSARYDAAAIEVLTGLDPVRKRPGMYTDTARPNHLAQEVIDNSVDEAVAGHAKQIEVTLYRDGSLAVQDDGRGMPVDIHPEQGKPGVEVILSTLHAGGKFSGKNYQFSGGLHGVGVSVVNALSRRLEVTVRRDGGEYRMVFGDGNKLSELEQTGTVGKRNTGTRLHFWPDARYFDSAKFSVPRLKHVLRAKAVLCPGLRVNFFDEGSEERASWYYEDGLKDYLTTALQDLPRLPEEPFVGRMNADHEAAEWAVAWLPEGGEGVTESYVNLVPTAQGGTHVNGLRTGLTEAIREFCEFRNLLPRGVRITPDDCWEHISYVLSVKLEDPQFSGQTKERLSSRECAPFVSGVVKDAFSLWLNQHTEPAEAIVALVLQSAQKRLRSAKKVARKRVTSGPALPGKLADCASQDPARSELFLVEGDSAGGSAKQARTRDNQAVMPLRGKILNTWEVDPAEVMASQEVHDIAVALGIEPGSEDLSGLRYGKVCILADADPDGAHIATLLCALFLRHFPALVAAGHVFVAMPPLYRVDVGKQTFYALDEHERQGVLDRIAAEKLRGKVSTTRFKGLGEMNPLQLRETTMDPDTRRLVQLTVDDADETHSLMNMLLAKKAAAARKSWLESKGDLAEVSA
- a CDS encoding exodeoxyribonuclease VII small subunit is translated as MANAEEPVDFEKSLKELEALVERMEQGDLSLEDSLKSFERGIVLTRECQEALKEAEQKVQILVEQGTETRALPFDEQAD
- the parC gene encoding DNA topoisomerase IV subunit A; protein product: MSDNATNYTDYESRPLREFTEKAYLDYSMYVILDRALPHIGDGLKPVQRRIVYAMSELGLSNLAKYKKSARTVGDVLGKYHPHGDSACYEAMVLMAQPFSYRYPLVDGQGNWGSSDDPKSFAAMRYTEARLAPYAQTLLAELGQGTVDWTPNFDGTMDEPALLPARVPNVLLNGGTGIAVGMATDIPPHNLREVVAAVTRLIDEPEADLDQLLEHIQGPDYPTEAEVITPRADLRKLYATGHGSVKMRARWEREEQDVVITALPYQVSGNKVLEQIAAQMQAKKLPMVEDLRDESDHENPTRLVITPRSNRVNLDDLMNHLFATTDLEKNYRANLNLIGLDGRPRVRNLREILVEWLEFRTRTVRRRLQWRLDKVEARLHILEGLLIAYLNIDEVIAIIRQEDEPKPVLMQRFGLSDKQAEAILELKLRHLAKLEEMKIRGEQDELAKERDSLTATLNSPKRLAKLIRKELTEDAEKYGDQRRSPLRERQAARALSEADLVPSEPITIVLSEKGWVRAAKGHDVDAENLSYKAGDAYLDAAPGRTNQQAVFLDSTGRGYSLPAHSLPSARGQGEPLTGRLSPPAGAAFRHVIGGREDYRYLLASDAGYGFIARLDELYAKNKAGKAVLTLPAGAQSLAPARVYDLDSDLLVAVSSAGRLLVFPAAELPVMARGKGNKIMGIPAAKLKSREETLMGVICVPQGHNLVLHAGKRHITLKPADLEAYRGERGQRGGMLPRGFQRVERMALAE